A genomic window from Salvia hispanica cultivar TCC Black 2014 chromosome 5, UniMelb_Shisp_WGS_1.0, whole genome shotgun sequence includes:
- the LOC125189718 gene encoding uncharacterized protein LOC125189718, producing the protein MVFSHGHINIFVPGRLSLSSFITKSLNHSTKWNDSLFISHPPPSLPALQSAAVAGGGFSLSLSPLFSPSRPTPHRRRLRSENGDASPPPRAATTTAVISRSPSRSGQPPPRRLLSPRAAPSPVAFPSECIAAAAAHAQAAAPASPPRRYYTAGQPPHTLLLLTPFSDNTTTTLYFPNQWMKVVILVVDSGIWNYLY; encoded by the exons ATGGTGTTCTCTCACGGTCACATCAACATTTTTGTGccgggaag GCTTTCCCTTTCCTCCTTCATCACTAAATCCCTAAATCACTCCACAAAATGGAACGACTCCCTCTTCATCTCACATCCGCCGCCGTCACTTCCAGCACTGCAGtccgccgccgtcgccggcGGAGgcttctccctctctctctctcctctcttctctccctctcGGCCTACTCCACACCGCCGCCGTCTCCGCAGCGAGAACGGCGATGCATCGCCACCACCGCGCGCAGCCACAACTACCGCCGTCATCTCCAGATCTCCCTCTCGTTCAGGTCAGCCGCCACCACGGAGGCTGCTGTCGCCTCGCGCAGCCCCATCCCCCGTCGCCTTCCCCTCCGAATGCATTGCTGCCGCCGCTGCGCATGCACAAGCGGCGGCCCCGGCATCTCCTCCACGCCGTTACTACACCGCCGGCCAGCCTCCCCACACTCTGCTATTACTGACACCCTTCTCCGACAACACCACAACCACCCTCTACTTTCCAAATCA ATGGATGAAAGTTGTGATTTTGGTGGTTGATTCGGGGATATGGAACTATTTATATTGA